The segment GGAGGCGGCGATGGTGTGCCGCAGGCGCCGGGCGTAGGTCTCCAGCAGGACGGTGGCGCCAGCCGCCAGCTGCAGGGCCCCAGCGGCCAGGGGGGCGGCCGTGTGGGGGCGCCGGGCGGGCAGCAGTGGGCAGCCCGGGGAGGTGAAGCGGAGCTCCCACTGGAAGGCGTTGTGAGCAGAGAGGAAAGGGCTCTCCAGAGGCGGCTGGTTGAAGAGGAAGGGGATGAAGCCCAGGACCGTGTATGTGGCCTTCAAAGATGGGAAAAAGGCCAAGTGAACAGACAGACACTGCAGCCATTCCCTGCCCCCCGCCACTCGCGGCCGCTGGCCCCCCTCTGTAAGATGGGCACAGAAGTaacccagcctcctgcctcctgggcACCGAGGAGTAGCGAATGACATCAGGAGTCTGAAGCAGGCTTTCTGACAAACAAAAAGCACAGTACTATTACATTCGGAACACAACGctttagagaaaacaaacaggTGCTACGGGCATTTACTCTTTGCTAAGCCCTTAGTGAATACTTTAGATGTCTTTTTCATCAAATACACACGATCCTCTGAGTTTGAGCCCAGAATAAGCCTCACTGAAAAGATGGGAAGCCTAAGGTCACACAAGGATGTGGCCAGCCCGGGGGGTCAGTCCCAGCCAAGGCGGGTCCCAACACCCTGCTCCTAAGAATTAGGCTCTACAATTCCCTTGGGGTATATAGGAGCAGGTGTagggaggcagggaggtcagAGGTTAAACCATTCGAACTTTGGAGCCAGACTTCTTGGGTTGGATCCTTGGTTCTGCCCAGGGCCCACTTCTCCGCCGGGCTCAGGGCAGGGGGCTCACagaagtattttattctcttttaaaatcagaatgaaggggcgcctgggtggctcagtcggccttcggctcaggtcatgatcccggagtcccgggatcgagccccgcatcgggctcccggctcggcggggagcccacttctccctctgaccctcccccctctcatgctgtttctctatcgctcactctctaataaataaataaataaaatcttaaaaaaaaaaatcagaatgaaaacGAACTTTTAAGTTGAAGAATACGTTTCACTTCATAGATCACACTGTCCCTGATGCAACTATCAAGAGCAGCCAGGGGCCAATACCTAAACAAATGACACGGCTATGTTCTCATAAAACTTAATTTACAAAGCCAGGAAGCCCACAGGGTTTGGCCCTGGGGAGCATAGTTGGCAGACGCCTGATCTAGATCATTCGTAAGCCCTCCTCCAGTCTGATACATACAGCTGTGAGCTGTTCGTGATAACCACTACTGACTGGACCTCTCCCGTGTGGCATGGAGCTCCCTGCATACTTTTACAGAGGATCACATGTTAAGACTCACAATAACCCGGCAGGGTGAGGAGGATGGATCCAGTTTGtacaagtgaagaaaatgaagctaGGACACCTTGCCACTTAGGAAAAGAGTGACCTGGGCGGGGGGGTGCATGGGGGGGtgtcaaattattttcaagttgtTGGGTATCTGGATCCTCATCTGCCGCGGGGGTGAGAATAGAACCCACTACATTGAGCGAGTCTGTCTGCAAATGCCCCAGGATCTCCTAGCTTCTCCAAGGGCAGGGTCTTGAAACAATTGCAAATAGAGTGGTTAACACACCCCGCCCCTTCCTACAAGGAAATGACTCTAGTCCCATCACCGCACTTACATCATACTTGACCGTGAGCGTGATGGGCACGGCCGGCAGCTTCTGAGCCCAGTCCACGGCCGCCTGAGCCAGCAGAAAGGCCACGTGGTCTGTGGCCACCATCACAGCTGTGGCCATCAGGAACAGGGTGAGCAGCCCCAGCCTCAGGAGGCAGCTCAGCAGCTCCCCCTGGGACAGCCTCGGCCGGGCAGCCCAGAGCAGCCAGGCTGGTGGGGAGGCCACCAGGTGTGTGGCCTGGGCCTCCGCCAGCTGCCAAGCCAGCGGCCGGGTCACATAGATATTGTCAAACCGCAGGTCAGTCAGGTAGCGATGGAGGTACCAGCCCGAGTCCACCAGGAGGCCCAGCATAAAGAGCCCTGCGACCACCTGCTGGGTCCCCAGCACGGCCGCCCAGGCCAGGGACTTCAGGCCAGAGAAGTCCTCCAGCACCTGCTGGGTGACCCTGAGCATGTGAAGGCGGAACACTGAGCCGTTGCCCTGGGCCTGCAGTGTCCAGCCCTGGCTGCCCGCTGGGCCAGCAGCGCCCAGAGCCCGGGACGCCGCGTGCAGCCGGTGAGTGGTGTTGAGCAGACTCTCCAGGGAGCCCTCTGTGACACATCTCAGCACCTGCCCCGCTGCGCCCATGTTGGCCAAGACGTTGGGCACCACGGTGACGCCCAGCATGGTGGTGCTCCAGGACAAGAGCAGGCAGCGGCCCTGCTCCGTGCCCAGGGTAGGGGCGCTGAGTGCAAACAGGCAGCGGGCAGGGGGCACCAAGCCCAGCACCAGGAAGACCAGGAGGCCCCAGACAGTGGCCACCGTGGCCGAGGGTCCCAGAGGATAAAGCAGCGAGGACACGAGCCAGTGGTGCGTCAGACCTGCAGCAGCGACAGCCAAGCAACCGCACAGGAAGAGCTGGGTCAGCAGCTGGCCACAGCTGGTTGGGACGGGCTGAGAGAAGGCGACCCAGGCGGCCTGCAGGGGGCCGAGGGCCTTGCAGAGCCCCAAGTGCCAGAACCTCCACCTGCACACAAGGAAATGGGGGGGTGCTCTTTCAGGAGGATGACGGGTTGGATGGCGGCCCAATGCCCCTGATCCACAAACCCTTCAATCGTTAACAGGCTCCCCCTGAGCCACAGGGGTTGGCACTCTTCCCCTGTGGGCCAATCCCAGTAACTCACCCCAAAGCCACAGGACCCAAGCGGAACTAGTCAGAGGCTGCCCTAGGATTATCCTCACTGGACTTGTCAGGGAAGAGCCCAGTTCCTGGGGATGTGAGGATGGATGTCTGGGCTGCCTGGGTCCGTAATTCCAGGTTTGGGAGGGTGCCTTGCCCCAGGGAATGAAAGAGTCATGGAGAGAGAAGCGCAGatgagagagaataagaaagagacaaacttcgggagagagagagagagggagagacactgTTTCCCCTGAATTCACAGTCTTGGTTGGCTTCCTGTGTCATTCTGGACGTTCCTTCTCTGTGGACCTCAGGGTCTCCTCTATAATTTGGAGGCATGGGGAGTGGATCCATTGACCACTCGGGAGCTTTTCTACTCTGTTGTCCTTATATTCATTAAGCAACTACTATATGCTTACTATTAGAGAAACAGGAATGAATGAAACAGACAAGAATCCCTGCCCTCCTAGAGCCTGCGTTAAAAAGTGATGGCAGAGGAATTCGTGAGAAGAGGTTGGGTTCAGGATACATTCTGTTGGAGGAGCCAACACAACAGGCAGtctgagaggaagagggagatcaAGGATGACCTTGAGGTTTGGTGCCTGAGCAACTGAAAGCACCCAGGTGTTGTCCGAGATGGGAAATAAATGACACGTAAAATCATTGATTTATAGATGACATTTAAAGCCATGGGGCAGGACAGGAGACTCCTCGGGACGGTGCgttggtggggaggagaggcactCGAGGACCAGAGCCCTCGCCCCAGGCTGGGAGGTGAGAAGGAGGCTGGGGAAGCCGGCCAGTACAATGTTCCAAGAGGGGGGTCACCACATATGTCAAGTGCTGCTGATGGATCATCAAGGCTGAGGACCGAGCAACGACCGTTGGCCTGGAAACTGCCCAAGGGTAGCTTCGTGGCATCTTGGGCCAAAACCTAACTAGAGGGGACCTGGGAGAGACTGGAAGGAGTAGAACGTGAGACAGGAGCATGCTGAACCATGTTTGCAGTAAAGGTGCACAGACGGGGTGCCTCGGCCGCTGGGCGGGGTAGGGGGGCCGAGATGGGAGAGACTCTCACAGGTTTGCAGATGGGAGAGCCAATCAAGAGGGGGGCTTGGATGAAGGGGAGGCCCCCTGGAGCCATCTTTTCAGTGGTGGTGGCAGCGGGTAAGATGG is part of the Neomonachus schauinslandi chromosome 10, ASM220157v2, whole genome shotgun sequence genome and harbors:
- the LOC110579615 gene encoding LOW QUALITY PROTEIN: osteoclast stimulatory transmembrane protein (The sequence of the model RefSeq protein was modified relative to this genomic sequence to represent the inferred CDS: inserted 1 base in 1 codon; deleted 1 base in 1 codon), translating into MGMSLASGSAIPQLRDLGWRFWHLGLCKALGPLQAAWVAFSQPVPTSCGQLLTQLFLCGCLAVAAAGLTHHWLVSSLLYPLGPSATVATVWGLLVFLVLGLVPPARCLFALSAPTLGTEQGRCLLLSWSTTMLGVTVVPNVLANMGAAGQVLRCVTEGSLESLLNTTHRLHAASRALGAAGPAGSQGWTLQAQGNGSVFRLHMLRVTQQVLEDFSGLKSLAWAAVLGTQQVVAGLFMLGLLVDSGWYLHRYLTDLRFDNIYVTRPLAWQLAEAQATHLVASPPAWLLWAARPRLSQGELLSCLLRLGLLTLFLMATAVMVATDHVAFLLAQAAVDWAQKLPAVPITLTVKYDATYTVLGFIPFLFNQPPLESPFLSAHNAFQWELRFTSPGCPLLPARRPHTAAPLAAGALQLAAGATVLLETYARRLRHTIAASFFSAQEARRVRHLHARLQRRYDRHGGRRLPLGPPSCXPRPESVSAHPARIDRPTARWPLGRRESSKAEGEELGSRADRGPLAPSCVTLGRLLHLSEPQFLHLHDDCVITTHVTYFPRGGVERKDCRYWA